From the Vibrio alginolyticus NBRC 15630 = ATCC 17749 genome, one window contains:
- the ppc gene encoding phosphoenolpyruvate carboxylase yields the protein MNEKYAALKSNVRMLGHLLGNTIRDAHGEEIFEKVETIRKLSKSAQAGNQADRDSLIEEIKHLPDEQLTPVTRAFNQFLNLTNIAEQYHTISRHCEEHICEPDAINSLFSKLVQNDVSKLDTAQAVRDLNIELVLTAHPTEITRRTMINKLVKINECLSKLELSDLSSKERRKTERRLEQLIAQGWHSDVIRQQRPTPLDEAKWGFAVVENSLWEAVPDFLREMNDRLKSYLGEGLPIDARPVHFSSWMGGDRDGNPFVTHNVTREVLLLSRWKAADLYLNDINELISELSMTVSNDQVRELAGEDQHEPYRAILKQLRTLLNETKDILDAKIHGQKLAVKAPLQKVEQLWEPLYACYQSLNECGMGVIANGSLLDTLRRVKAFGIHLVRLDIRQESTRHSDVLSELTRYLGIGDYEQWSEQDKIAFLTNELASKRPLLPRDWEPSEPVKEVLDTCKIVAAQPREAFGAYVISMARTASDVLAVHLLLQEAGCPYRMDVCPLFETLDDLNNAESVIKQLMGIDLYRGFIQNHQMVMIGYSDSAKDAGVMSAGWAQYHAMESLVKVAEEEGVELTLFHGRGGTVGRGGAPAHAALLSQPPKSLKGGLRVTEQGEMIRFKLGLPDVAVNSFNLYASAILEANLLPPPEPKQEWRDLMEVLSEVSCESYRNVVRGEPDFVPYFRQATPELELGKLPLGSRPAKRNPKGGVESLRAIPWIFSWSQNRLVLPAWLGAGEAIQYSIDKGHQALLEEMCREWPFFSTRLGMLEMVYSKCNIDISRYYDERLVDESLRPLGEKLRAQLQEDIKAVLNVENNENLMQHDPWGLESIRLRNIYVEPLNMLQAELLYRTRQTEEASANLEEALMVTIAGIAAGMRNTG from the coding sequence ATGAACGAGAAATACGCCGCACTCAAAAGTAATGTGCGCATGTTAGGCCACTTATTGGGTAACACCATTCGCGATGCCCATGGCGAAGAAATCTTCGAGAAAGTGGAAACCATTCGTAAATTATCCAAATCAGCTCAAGCAGGGAATCAAGCAGACAGGGACAGCTTGATCGAAGAAATCAAACATCTACCTGATGAGCAGCTAACGCCCGTTACTCGCGCGTTTAACCAATTTCTAAACCTCACCAATATCGCTGAGCAATACCACACGATTTCACGCCATTGTGAAGAGCACATTTGCGAACCAGACGCGATTAACTCGCTGTTTTCTAAACTGGTACAAAACGATGTGAGCAAACTGGACACTGCCCAAGCGGTTCGTGATCTAAATATTGAATTGGTATTGACGGCTCACCCAACAGAAATTACGCGCCGCACGATGATCAACAAACTGGTCAAGATAAACGAGTGCTTATCAAAGTTGGAGCTAAGCGATCTTTCTTCTAAAGAGCGCAGAAAAACCGAACGCCGCCTAGAGCAACTGATTGCCCAAGGCTGGCATTCAGACGTGATTCGACAACAACGCCCAACTCCGTTGGATGAAGCAAAGTGGGGCTTTGCGGTCGTTGAAAACTCGCTATGGGAAGCAGTACCGGACTTCCTACGTGAGATGAATGACCGTCTAAAATCTTACCTTGGAGAAGGTTTACCCATTGATGCTCGCCCAGTGCACTTCTCCTCTTGGATGGGCGGTGACCGTGACGGTAACCCGTTTGTTACTCACAACGTTACGCGTGAAGTCTTACTATTGTCTCGTTGGAAAGCCGCCGATCTTTATCTCAATGACATCAACGAGTTGATCAGCGAGCTGTCTATGACAGTTTCAAACGATCAAGTCCGTGAACTTGCTGGCGAAGATCAGCACGAACCATACCGTGCGATCCTGAAGCAATTACGCACTCTGCTCAATGAAACCAAAGATATTCTCGATGCTAAGATCCACGGTCAAAAACTGGCCGTTAAAGCCCCACTGCAAAAAGTCGAGCAACTTTGGGAACCGCTGTATGCCTGCTACCAGTCACTAAACGAATGTGGCATGGGTGTAATAGCCAACGGCTCACTACTGGATACACTACGCCGCGTAAAAGCATTTGGTATCCATCTTGTACGTCTTGATATCCGCCAAGAGAGCACGCGTCACTCAGACGTCTTGTCTGAACTAACTCGCTACTTAGGTATTGGTGATTACGAACAATGGAGTGAGCAAGATAAGATTGCTTTTCTAACTAACGAGCTGGCATCTAAACGTCCGCTTCTCCCTCGTGATTGGGAACCGTCTGAACCCGTCAAAGAGGTTTTGGATACCTGTAAGATTGTTGCAGCACAACCGCGTGAAGCGTTTGGCGCTTACGTTATTTCAATGGCACGTACCGCTTCTGATGTACTAGCCGTTCATCTACTGCTACAAGAAGCAGGTTGCCCTTACCGCATGGATGTGTGTCCTCTGTTCGAAACGCTAGACGATTTGAACAACGCAGAATCGGTCATCAAGCAGCTTATGGGGATTGACCTTTACCGTGGTTTTATCCAAAACCACCAGATGGTCATGATTGGTTACTCTGACTCAGCGAAAGATGCAGGTGTTATGTCTGCTGGTTGGGCTCAGTATCATGCGATGGAATCGTTAGTTAAAGTGGCTGAAGAAGAAGGCGTTGAGCTAACTCTATTCCATGGTCGTGGGGGCACAGTCGGTCGCGGTGGCGCACCTGCGCATGCTGCGCTTTTGTCGCAACCACCAAAAAGCTTGAAAGGCGGTTTACGTGTAACAGAGCAAGGCGAAATGATCCGCTTTAAACTGGGACTCCCAGATGTCGCAGTAAACAGCTTTAACCTATATGCAAGTGCGATTCTGGAAGCCAACTTGTTACCGCCACCGGAGCCAAAACAAGAATGGCGCGACTTGATGGAAGTGCTATCAGAAGTAAGCTGTGAGTCTTACCGAAATGTGGTTCGTGGCGAGCCAGATTTCGTGCCTTACTTCCGCCAAGCAACACCAGAACTCGAACTCGGCAAGTTGCCACTTGGTTCTCGTCCTGCAAAACGCAACCCTAAGGGCGGAGTAGAAAGCTTACGTGCAATCCCGTGGATCTTCTCATGGAGTCAAAACCGTTTGGTACTTCCTGCATGGCTAGGCGCAGGTGAAGCGATTCAATACTCGATCGATAAAGGCCACCAAGCATTGCTCGAAGAGATGTGCCGCGAATGGCCATTTTTCTCAACTCGTCTCGGCATGCTGGAAATGGTGTACTCGAAGTGTAATATTGATATCTCTCGCTACTACGATGAGCGATTGGTGGATGAGTCGCTCCGTCCACTCGGTGAAAAGCTTCGTGCTCAGCTTCAAGAAGACATCAAAGCGGTACTGAATGTAGAGAACAATGAAAACTTGATGCAGCATGACCCTTGGGGACTCGAGTCTATTCGCTTACGCAATATCTACGTTGAGCCATTGAATATGCTACAAGCAGAGCTGCTATACCGCACGCGTCAAACCGAAGAAGCTTCTGCAAACTTGGAAGAAGCGTTGATGGTGACGATTGCTGGTATTGCTGCTGGTATGCGCAACACAGGCTAA
- the argC gene encoding N-acetyl-gamma-glutamyl-phosphate reductase, producing MLKTTIIGASGYTGAELALMVNKHPQLTLSGLYVSANSVDAGKSIAQLHGKLAGIIDMPVLPLTDPLQIAQESDVVFLATAHEVSHDLAPTFLEAGCQVFDLSGAFRVKSEGFYDTFYGFAHQHNNWLDKAAYGLAEWNQESIKTTPLIAVAGCYPTASQLAIKPLLEHALLDTNQWPVINATSGVSGAGRKASMVNSFCEVSLQPYGVFNHRHQPEIAQHLGCDVIFTPHLGNFKRGILATITMKLAQGVTEAQVAQAFEQAYQGKPAVRLKGDGIPRIQDVENTPFCDIGWKVQGEHIIVISAIDNLLKGASSQAMQCLNIHYGYPELTALL from the coding sequence ATGCTAAAAACCACGATTATTGGAGCCAGCGGTTACACCGGCGCAGAGTTAGCGTTAATGGTTAATAAACACCCACAACTCACGCTATCAGGTTTATACGTTTCCGCCAACAGTGTTGATGCGGGAAAGAGCATCGCGCAGCTGCACGGTAAGCTAGCGGGCATCATTGATATGCCAGTTTTACCACTAACGGATCCACTGCAAATCGCTCAAGAATCGGACGTGGTGTTTTTGGCAACGGCTCACGAAGTCAGCCATGATTTAGCCCCAACTTTCTTGGAGGCAGGCTGTCAGGTATTCGATTTATCGGGTGCATTCCGTGTGAAAAGTGAAGGCTTTTACGACACTTTTTATGGCTTCGCACATCAACATAACAACTGGCTAGATAAAGCAGCGTACGGCTTAGCAGAGTGGAACCAAGAATCAATAAAAACCACTCCTTTGATTGCAGTAGCAGGTTGCTACCCAACCGCTTCACAGCTTGCAATCAAACCTTTATTAGAACATGCGTTGCTCGATACCAACCAATGGCCAGTGATCAACGCAACCAGTGGTGTATCAGGTGCAGGGCGTAAAGCCTCCATGGTTAACAGCTTCTGTGAAGTGAGCTTGCAACCTTATGGTGTATTTAACCATCGTCACCAGCCAGAGATTGCTCAGCACTTGGGTTGCGATGTGATTTTTACTCCGCACCTCGGCAACTTTAAACGCGGCATTCTTGCCACTATCACCATGAAGCTTGCGCAAGGTGTGACAGAAGCACAAGTGGCACAGGCGTTTGAACAAGCTTATCAAGGCAAGCCTGCGGTGCGTCTTAAAGGCGACGGTATTCCACGTATTCAGGATGTCGAAAATACCCCTTTCTGTGATATCGGCTGGAAGGTACAAGGCGAACACATCATTGTGATTTCAGCTATCGACAACCTACTTAAAGGTGCATCGAGTCAAGCGATGCAATGTCTCAATATTCATTACGGTTACCCAGAACTGACAGCGTTGCTGTAG
- the metF gene encoding methylenetetrahydrofolate reductase, with translation MGYTHAGHIDALNQNIAELSDNINVSFEFFPPSSAKMEETLWNSVHRLKTLQPKFVSVTYGANSGERDRTHSIIKEIKATTGLVAAPHLTCIDATREELINIADDYWNNGIENIVALRGDIPPGGGAPDMYASDLVELLKSRHDFDISVAAFPEVHPEAKSAQSDLLNLKRKVDAGANRAITQFFFDVESYLRFRDRCVAAGIDVEIVPGILPVSNFKQASRFAAQNNVKVPGWMSKQFDGLDDDPVTRQLVGASQAIDMVRVLSREGVKDFHFYTLNRAEMTYALCHTLGVRPRAVVGA, from the coding sequence ATGGGATATACGCACGCAGGCCATATCGACGCCTTGAACCAGAATATTGCTGAGTTATCAGATAACATCAATGTATCGTTTGAGTTTTTTCCGCCAAGCAGCGCTAAGATGGAAGAAACACTTTGGAATTCAGTGCACCGTCTTAAAACGCTTCAACCTAAATTTGTTTCTGTGACTTACGGTGCGAACTCCGGCGAGCGTGACAGAACACACTCCATCATTAAAGAAATTAAAGCAACAACCGGATTGGTTGCCGCTCCCCATCTCACTTGTATTGATGCGACTCGTGAAGAGTTGATTAATATTGCCGATGATTATTGGAACAATGGTATTGAAAATATCGTCGCTTTGCGTGGTGATATTCCTCCAGGTGGCGGTGCGCCTGATATGTATGCCTCGGATTTGGTTGAGCTGCTGAAATCACGCCACGATTTCGATATCTCCGTTGCTGCATTCCCTGAGGTTCACCCTGAAGCTAAAAGCGCTCAGTCTGACTTATTGAACCTAAAACGTAAGGTAGATGCAGGTGCAAACCGTGCTATTACTCAGTTCTTTTTTGACGTTGAGTCTTACCTGCGATTCCGTGACCGTTGTGTCGCAGCAGGAATTGACGTAGAAATTGTGCCAGGAATTTTGCCTGTATCGAACTTTAAGCAAGCGTCTCGCTTTGCGGCACAGAACAATGTGAAAGTACCAGGATGGATGAGCAAACAATTCGATGGCTTGGATGATGATCCGGTGACTCGCCAGCTTGTAGGAGCTAGCCAAGCTATTGATATGGTGCGTGTACTGAGTCGTGAAGGGGTTAAGGATTTTCACTTCTACACACTAAACCGTGCAGAGATGACTTACGCGTTATGCCATACGTTGGGTGTTCGTCCTCGCGCAGTAGTCGGTGCGTAA
- the argE gene encoding acetylornithine deacetylase, translating to MQLPTFLEVYEGLISTSSISSTDPSWDQGNAKVIEKLASWFKDLGFSVEVIEVEPGKHNMIARMGEGEGGLLLAGHSDTVPFDQGRWNFDPHKLTEKGNRFYGLGTADMKGFFAFIYEAVKKVDWSKQSKPLYVLATCDEETTMLGARHFTANAPFKPDYCIIGEPTSLVPIRGHKGHVANAIRVTGKSGHSSDPALGVNAIEIMHEVMFAMMQLRDKLIKEYHHPGFAIPSPTLNLGHIHGGDSANRICGCCELHYDVRPLPGISLDGLENMLRGALKEVEAKWPGRLEIIPLHEPIPGYECQHDHPFIGGVEEICQTSSETVNYCTEAPFLQQLCPTLVLGPGSIDQAHQPDEFLSFDFIDPTIDVLSKAMVKYCC from the coding sequence ATGCAATTACCAACTTTTCTAGAGGTCTATGAAGGACTCATCAGCACCTCTTCTATCAGCTCCACGGATCCGAGCTGGGATCAGGGCAATGCAAAAGTCATCGAAAAACTCGCATCTTGGTTTAAAGATCTGGGTTTTAGCGTTGAAGTGATCGAAGTCGAGCCAGGCAAGCACAATATGATCGCACGTATGGGTGAGGGTGAAGGTGGCCTTTTACTTGCTGGCCATAGTGATACCGTGCCATTCGATCAAGGGCGATGGAATTTTGATCCGCATAAACTGACGGAAAAAGGCAACCGCTTCTACGGTTTAGGCACAGCAGACATGAAAGGCTTTTTCGCCTTTATTTATGAAGCAGTGAAGAAAGTCGATTGGAGCAAGCAGAGCAAACCACTTTACGTATTAGCCACTTGTGACGAAGAGACCACCATGTTGGGCGCGCGACATTTCACAGCAAACGCCCCATTTAAGCCGGATTACTGCATCATTGGTGAACCCACCAGCCTTGTACCAATTCGAGGTCATAAAGGGCATGTGGCAAATGCCATTCGCGTAACAGGCAAGTCCGGTCACTCATCGGACCCAGCGCTTGGCGTTAACGCTATTGAGATCATGCATGAAGTCATGTTCGCCATGATGCAACTGCGTGACAAATTGATTAAAGAATATCACCATCCGGGTTTTGCCATTCCAAGCCCAACCCTAAATCTTGGACACATTCACGGTGGTGACAGCGCTAACCGTATTTGTGGTTGCTGCGAACTGCATTACGACGTGCGTCCTCTTCCCGGCATTAGCCTTGATGGTTTAGAGAACATGTTGCGCGGAGCATTAAAAGAAGTCGAAGCGAAATGGCCTGGGAGACTGGAGATTATTCCATTGCATGAGCCTATTCCGGGTTACGAATGCCAACATGACCACCCATTTATTGGTGGTGTTGAAGAGATCTGTCAAACCAGTTCAGAAACCGTGAACTACTGTACTGAAGCACCATTTCTACAACAGTTGTGTCCAACCTTGGTGCTCGGCCCTGGGTCAATCGACCAAGCCCATCAACCGGATGAGTTTCTATCCTTCGACTTTATCGACCCCACAATTGATGTGCTTTCAAAGGCGATGGTCAAGTACTGCTGTTAA
- the argB gene encoding acetylglutamate kinase, producing the protein MTQTNQAPLVIKLGGAALSCTQTLSQLFGAIAAYQKSAQRQIAIVHGGGYLVDELMAKLQLETVKKNGLRVTPYDQIPVIAGALAGTANKLLQGQAIADGLNAVGLSLADGGLCLVEELDPELGAVGKASPGDSALLQAVLNTGALPIISSIGLTKDGQMMNVNADQAAVAVAGALDAELVLLSDVSGVLDGKGHLIKTLSEQQANSLIDGHVITDGMIVKVKAALEAANDLGRPIEVATWRYPEKLAQLFAGESIGTQFLPQ; encoded by the coding sequence ATGACGCAAACCAATCAAGCTCCTTTAGTCATTAAGCTAGGTGGTGCAGCTCTATCATGCACTCAAACCTTAAGCCAACTTTTTGGTGCCATTGCGGCTTACCAAAAATCGGCACAGCGACAAATCGCCATCGTTCATGGCGGTGGCTACCTAGTTGATGAGTTGATGGCAAAGCTTCAGCTTGAAACCGTTAAGAAAAACGGTTTACGCGTAACGCCTTACGATCAAATTCCTGTGATTGCAGGCGCGCTTGCAGGCACTGCGAATAAGTTACTTCAAGGTCAAGCGATTGCGGACGGTCTTAACGCTGTGGGCCTTAGCCTTGCGGATGGTGGTTTGTGTCTTGTTGAAGAACTTGACCCAGAACTCGGCGCTGTAGGCAAAGCATCACCGGGTGACTCAGCACTATTACAAGCGGTGCTAAACACAGGTGCACTGCCGATCATCAGTTCAATTGGTTTAACCAAAGATGGCCAGATGATGAATGTGAATGCTGATCAAGCAGCAGTCGCGGTTGCGGGCGCATTAGATGCGGAGTTAGTCCTGTTATCAGACGTGAGTGGTGTATTAGATGGAAAAGGCCATTTGATCAAAACCCTGTCAGAGCAGCAAGCTAACTCGTTGATCGATGGACATGTGATCACCGATGGCATGATCGTCAAAGTTAAAGCTGCTTTGGAGGCCGCCAATGATCTTGGCCGTCCAATTGAAGTCGCGACCTGGCGTTACCCAGAAAAATTAGCACAGTTATTCGCTGGTGAAAGTATTGGTACTCAATTCTTGCCTCAATAA
- a CDS encoding PadR family transcriptional regulator has product MSLPHVILTVLSTRDATGYDITKEFSASIGYFWKASHQQVYRELNKMAEKELVTCVLEPQEGKPDRKVYSITDAGRSALGEWFDQPTAHPTVRDEFSAKLMACAVQPAAPFRDQLAELVEESRKLVSHYKEIEAAYYATPSTLDKQARLERLTLRRNLLLRETWITWAEEVLTELEVIG; this is encoded by the coding sequence ATGTCATTACCACACGTAATCTTAACTGTTCTTAGCACTCGCGACGCAACCGGTTACGATATCACTAAAGAATTCTCTGCTAGCATCGGTTACTTCTGGAAAGCAAGCCACCAACAGGTGTACCGTGAACTCAACAAAATGGCTGAGAAAGAACTGGTTACTTGCGTATTAGAACCCCAAGAAGGCAAACCAGACCGCAAGGTTTACTCCATTACAGACGCTGGTCGCAGCGCTTTAGGAGAGTGGTTTGATCAACCAACTGCACACCCAACAGTTCGTGATGAGTTTTCAGCGAAATTGATGGCATGTGCCGTTCAACCTGCGGCTCCATTCCGTGACCAACTCGCCGAGCTAGTTGAAGAGTCTCGCAAACTGGTTTCTCACTACAAAGAAATTGAAGCGGCTTACTACGCAACGCCGTCAACTTTAGATAAACAAGCTCGCCTAGAACGTCTAACGCTTCGCCGTAACCTTCTGTTACGTGAAACTTGGATCACTTGGGCAGAAGAAGTTCTAACTGAACTTGAAGTGATTGGTTAA
- a CDS encoding bifunctional aspartate kinase/homoserine dehydrogenase II encodes MTVQRQLHKFGGSSLANPECYLRVVGILKEYSTENDLVVVSAAGKTTNRLIEFLEGLSKDGRIAHEALQSLRQFQTELIESLLESEAKEELLALLHDEFSTLSELTAPLTNAQKAAVLGHGEVWSARLLAALLSQRSIPAVAQDARAFLRAEAGTQPEVDRARSYPLIKEILAQHNHKRVVITGFMAQNEAGETILLGRNGSDYSATVIGALAEVSTVTIWSDVAGVYSADPRLVSDACLLPLLRLDEASELARLAAPVLHSRTLQPVAQSTMDLNLKCSYLPESGSTRIERVLASGRGAKIITSLDDVLLVQLSFMHGHDFEKTQSDVLQALQRAQLEPLAFEAQSDQHTLRLAYTAEIAGGALKHLQELAVEAEIKLKEGYSLLAAVGAGVTKNANHCFGFYQKLKHSPVEFISETDSGLSLVAVLRRTDTEALVQTIHSQLFQAQKRVAVALCGKGNIGSSWLNLFATQKSELEKRHGMSFDLVAVVDSQTYWFDEQGIEAVSVAERFDDESIANNGDWLARLGALKSYDEAVVLDVTASKDLAQRYAEIAQQGIHLISANKVAGSADSQYYHQVQDAFAKIGRHWLYNATVGAGLPINHTVRDLRESGDEIVALSGIFSGTLSWLFQQFDGSVPFNDLVDLAWQQGLTEPDPRSDLDGSDVMRKLVILARESGLDIEPDSVKVESLVPEELRELSLDDFFDNGALLSEILQERLTKAQRNDQVLRYVARLEKNGKATVGVEALSREHALANLLPCDNIFAIESKWYKDNPLVIRGPGAGREVTAGAIQSDLNRLAGLF; translated from the coding sequence ATGACTGTACAACGTCAGCTGCATAAGTTTGGTGGCAGTAGCTTAGCAAACCCAGAATGCTACTTACGCGTTGTGGGTATTCTCAAGGAGTATTCGACAGAAAATGATCTTGTGGTCGTCTCTGCTGCAGGAAAAACCACTAACCGCTTGATTGAGTTTTTGGAAGGGTTAAGTAAAGATGGCCGAATTGCGCATGAAGCGCTTCAAAGCTTGAGACAGTTCCAAACTGAGCTAATAGAAAGCTTGTTGGAGAGTGAAGCAAAAGAAGAGCTGTTAGCTTTATTACATGATGAGTTCAGTACTCTCTCGGAGCTGACTGCACCACTCACTAATGCGCAAAAAGCCGCGGTACTGGGGCACGGAGAAGTATGGTCTGCTCGCCTATTGGCCGCGTTATTATCTCAACGTTCTATCCCTGCGGTTGCACAAGATGCACGAGCGTTTTTACGTGCAGAAGCGGGAACTCAACCAGAGGTTGATCGCGCTCGTTCATACCCTTTAATTAAAGAGATCCTCGCGCAGCATAACCATAAACGAGTGGTAATTACTGGCTTTATGGCTCAGAACGAGGCAGGAGAAACCATTCTACTTGGTCGTAACGGCTCTGACTATTCTGCAACGGTCATAGGCGCGCTTGCTGAAGTCAGTACTGTCACGATTTGGAGTGATGTTGCTGGTGTCTATAGTGCCGATCCACGTTTGGTGTCTGATGCTTGTTTATTACCGTTACTTCGATTGGATGAAGCCAGTGAACTTGCTCGCTTAGCTGCCCCAGTGCTACACAGTCGTACGCTTCAGCCTGTGGCGCAAAGTACCATGGACCTTAATCTCAAGTGTAGCTATCTGCCAGAGTCGGGTTCTACTCGTATTGAGCGTGTATTGGCATCTGGTCGTGGCGCTAAAATTATTACTTCACTGGATGATGTTTTATTGGTGCAGTTGTCTTTCATGCATGGGCACGACTTCGAAAAAACACAGAGTGATGTATTACAAGCGTTGCAGCGCGCGCAATTAGAGCCATTGGCATTTGAAGCTCAATCCGATCAGCATACGCTACGCTTGGCTTACACCGCAGAAATCGCCGGTGGTGCATTGAAACACTTGCAAGAGCTTGCGGTAGAGGCAGAAATTAAGCTAAAAGAAGGTTACTCGCTCTTAGCTGCGGTAGGTGCAGGCGTTACGAAAAACGCCAATCATTGCTTTGGCTTTTATCAAAAGCTAAAGCACTCTCCGGTAGAATTTATCTCTGAAACAGACTCAGGGCTGAGCCTAGTCGCTGTTTTGCGCCGTACTGATACCGAGGCGTTGGTTCAAACGATTCATAGCCAGTTGTTCCAAGCGCAAAAACGCGTGGCAGTGGCTTTATGTGGCAAGGGTAATATTGGTTCTAGTTGGTTAAATTTATTTGCGACGCAAAAAAGTGAGCTCGAAAAACGTCATGGTATGAGCTTTGATCTTGTCGCGGTTGTGGATAGCCAAACCTATTGGTTCGATGAGCAAGGTATTGAGGCGGTGAGTGTTGCTGAACGATTTGATGATGAAAGCATAGCAAACAATGGGGATTGGCTGGCACGTTTGGGAGCGCTTAAAAGCTACGATGAAGCCGTCGTGCTTGATGTTACCGCGAGTAAAGATTTGGCTCAGCGCTACGCAGAAATCGCACAGCAAGGCATTCATTTGATTTCCGCCAACAAAGTGGCCGGTTCCGCAGATAGTCAGTACTACCATCAGGTTCAAGATGCATTCGCTAAAATTGGTCGTCATTGGCTATACAACGCAACGGTTGGTGCTGGGTTACCGATAAACCATACCGTGCGAGATCTTCGTGAAAGTGGGGATGAAATCGTCGCTCTATCGGGGATTTTCTCGGGGACGTTATCATGGCTGTTCCAACAGTTTGATGGTTCTGTGCCATTTAATGATTTAGTCGATCTTGCTTGGCAGCAAGGGTTAACCGAACCTGACCCTCGTTCTGATTTAGATGGCTCCGATGTAATGCGTAAGTTAGTCATCTTGGCTCGAGAATCGGGCCTAGATATAGAACCAGACAGCGTTAAAGTTGAGTCTTTGGTGCCAGAAGAATTAAGAGAACTGAGCTTAGATGATTTCTTCGATAATGGAGCATTGTTGAGTGAAATACTTCAAGAGCGTCTGACAAAAGCACAGAGAAACGATCAAGTGCTTCGCTATGTGGCGCGTTTAGAAAAAAATGGTAAAGCAACGGTGGGAGTCGAAGCGTTATCTCGTGAGCACGCGCTCGCCAACTTATTGCCATGCGATAACATTTTTGCCATAGAGAGCAAGTGGTACAAAGATAACCCTCTGGTCATTCGAGGACCAGGCGCAGGCAGAGAAGTGACAGCCGGCGCTATTCAATCCGACCTCAACCGATTGGCTGGTTTATTTTAA
- a CDS encoding argininosuccinate synthase, which translates to MSKVNVNKVVVAYSGGLDTSVIIPWLKENYDCEVVAFVADVGQGAEELEGIEAKAKASGASECYIADLKEEMVADYIYPTLKTGAYYEGKYLLGTSMARPIIAKAQVEVARKVGADALCHGCTGKGNDQVRFEGAFAALAPDLQVIAPWREWDLVSREECLDYLAERNIPCSASLTKIYSRDANAWHISTEGGVLEDTWNAPNEDCWVWTVDPEQAPNEAEYVTLKVEKGEVVEVDGEAMTPYNALVYLNEKGAKHGVGRIDIVENRLVGMKSRGCYETPGGTIMMEALRAVEQLVLDKSSFEFREELGLKASHLVYDGRWFTPLCKSILAASEELAQDVNGEVVVKLYKGQATVTQKRSDNSLYSEEFATFGEDEVYDQSHAGGFIRLYSLSSRIRALNSQKK; encoded by the coding sequence ATGAGCAAAGTGAACGTAAATAAAGTGGTAGTCGCATACTCAGGCGGTCTAGATACTTCAGTAATCATCCCGTGGCTAAAAGAGAACTACGACTGTGAAGTAGTGGCTTTCGTTGCCGATGTTGGTCAAGGTGCCGAAGAGCTAGAAGGCATTGAAGCGAAAGCAAAAGCCTCTGGTGCTTCTGAATGCTACATCGCTGACCTGAAAGAAGAAATGGTCGCAGACTACATTTACCCGACACTAAAAACCGGCGCGTACTACGAAGGTAAGTACCTGCTAGGTACATCAATGGCGCGTCCAATCATTGCTAAAGCGCAGGTTGAAGTGGCACGTAAAGTGGGCGCGGACGCACTGTGTCATGGCTGTACAGGTAAAGGTAACGACCAAGTGCGTTTCGAAGGTGCATTTGCAGCACTAGCACCGGACTTACAAGTGATTGCACCTTGGCGTGAGTGGGACCTAGTGAGCCGTGAAGAGTGTTTGGATTACCTCGCTGAGCGTAATATTCCTTGTTCTGCGTCTCTTACTAAGATCTATTCACGTGATGCAAACGCATGGCACATTTCGACGGAAGGCGGCGTTTTAGAAGATACGTGGAACGCACCAAACGAAGACTGCTGGGTGTGGACTGTCGACCCAGAGCAAGCGCCAAATGAAGCGGAATACGTCACGCTGAAAGTAGAAAAAGGTGAAGTGGTCGAAGTTGATGGTGAAGCGATGACACCATACAACGCACTGGTTTACCTAAACGAGAAGGGCGCTAAGCACGGTGTTGGCCGTATCGATATCGTGGAAAACCGTCTTGTTGGGATGAAGTCTCGTGGTTGTTATGAAACACCGGGAGGCACCATCATGATGGAAGCGCTGCGTGCTGTAGAGCAGCTTGTGCTAGACAAATCATCATTCGAATTCCGTGAGGAGCTAGGTCTAAAAGCGTCTCACCTTGTATACGATGGCCGTTGGTTTACCCCACTATGTAAATCGATCCTTGCTGCTTCAGAAGAGTTAGCGCAAGACGTGAATGGCGAAGTGGTTGTTAAGCTCTACAAAGGTCAAGCGACAGTGACGCAAAAACGTTCTGACAACAGCTTGTATTCAGAAGAGTTCGCGACTTTTGGTGAAGATGAAGTATACGACCAAAGCCATGCAGGTGGTTTCATCCGTCTTTACTCGCTATCAAGCCGTATTCGTGCATTGAACAGCCAGAAGAAATAA